A DNA window from Syngnathus typhle isolate RoL2023-S1 ecotype Sweden linkage group LG2, RoL_Styp_1.0, whole genome shotgun sequence contains the following coding sequences:
- the LOC133167071 gene encoding glycerol-3-phosphate dehydrogenase [NAD(+)], cytoplasmic → MAAAKKVCIIGSGNWGSAIAKIVGANAARNSKFDSTVKMWVFEELVNGRKLTEIINTDHENVKYLPGHKLPANVLAVPDLVEAAGDADILVFVIPHQFIAKACDAMKGKIKSDALGISLIKGVDEGPNGLKLISDVIQEKLGIAMSVLMGANIANEVADEKFCETTIGCKNENHGALLKELMQTDNFRVTVVPEHDVVEICGALKNIVAVGAGFCDGLGFGDNTKAAVIRLGLMEMIAFARIFCTAGPVSSATFLESCGVADLITTCYGGRNRKVAEAFAKTGKSIEELEKEMLNGQKLQGPATAAEVYLILKHKNLVDKFPLFNAVYQICYQGHPVAEFISCLQNHPEHM, encoded by the exons ATGGCAGCCGCGAAGAAAGTCTGCATCATCGGATCTGGAAATTG GGGCTCTGCCATTGCCAAGATAGTCGGCGCCAATGCCGCTCGGAATTCCAAATTTGACAGCACGGTAAAAATGTGGGTGTTTGAGGAGTTGGTGAATGGGCGCAAACTGACTGAAATTATCAACACTGACCATGAGAATGTGAAGTACCTTCCTGGGCACAAGCTACCTGCAAATGTG CTGGCAGTTCCAGACTTGGTGGAGGCAGCCGGTGATGCAGACATTCTGGTGTTTGTCATCCCGCATCAGTTCATTGCCAAAGCCTGCGACGCCATGAAGGGCAAGATAAAGAGTGACGCACTTGGCATATCTCTAATCAAG GGTGTTGACGAGGGGCCCAATGGACTGAAGCTCATCTCTGATGTGATCCAAGAGAAGCTTGGCATTGCAATGAGTGTGCTGATGGGGGCCAACATTGCCAACGAAGTAGCGGATGAAAAGTTTTGTGAGACCACCATCg GATGCAAGAACGAAAACCACGGGGCTTTGCTGAAGGAACTCATGCAGACCGACAACTTCCGCGTGACTGTCGTGCCAGAGCATGATGTGGTGGAAATCTGTGGCGCTTTAAAG AACATTGTTGCCGTGGGAGCAGGTTTCTGTGACGGTCTGGGTTTCGGGGACAACACAAAAGCGGCAGTAATCCGGTTGGGTCTAATGGAGATGATCGCGTTTgcccgtattttctgcactgccGGGCCTGTGTCTTCTGCAACCTTTCTGGAAAGCTGCGGCGTCGCCGATCTCATCACCACCTGCTACGGTGGGCGCAATCGCAAAGTGGCCGAGGCCTTTGCAAAGACGGGCAAG TCCATTGAAGAGCTTGAGAAAGAGATGTTGAACGGTCAGAAGCTGCAAGGACCGGCGACTGCGGCTGAGGTTTATCTCATCCTCAAGCATAAAAATTTGGTGGACAA GTTCCCACTATTCAATGCTGTCTATCAGATCTGCTACCAAGGCCATCCAGTCGCAGAGTTCATCAGCTGCTTGCAAAACCATCCAGAGCACATGTAA